AGTGATGGTGCGGCCGAAATCCGACGCGGTGAAGGTGGTGACGGCGTCGGATTTGCCGATCAATTCCATCGCCGCCTGAAAGCCCGACATGGCGGCGGCCAGCGTGCCCAGCAGGCGCGGCTGATTCACGGCCAGGTTGTCGTGCAGGTCAAACCCGCCCATCGACACCATGAACACCTGGCGCGACAGGCCCAGCGAGCGCTGCCCGTCGATCAGGCGCGCCACCATCTTCAGCTGGCGGTTCAGGTTGCTGGTCATGCCGCCGACCTGGTCGGGCAGCACGCCGTCAAACTTGCCCGAGCTGCCCGTCAGCGCGTTGCCCAGGATGACCTGCGAATCGATCGAGCGCAGCGTGATGCGGTTGAGCTCGTTTTCCATCGTCTGCGTGCGCGGCTGCGTGATCAGGTTGCGCAGCGCCGACTGGCACGCGGCCGAGCCGTAGGCCGTGCCCGTGACGGGCGAGATGGCCACCGCGCCGCCCAGGCCGATCTGGTAGGACAGCGCGTTGGCGCCCGACAGGAACACCGCGTTGCCCGTGACCGACATGCAGGTGAACAGCGAGCTGCCGCCGTTGCCGGCCTGCAGCGCCAAGTCACCCAGGCTGCCGCCCCAGCCGCGCACGCTGCCTTCGGCATACGAGCTTTGCCACACCGATTGCTGGTCGTTGTGCGAAAACAGCTTGGGCGGCAAGGGCACGGATTGGTTGCGAAACTGCGTCAGCGTGGTGGGCACGATCAGCGGGCCGACGTTCATCTGCACGGCCAGCTTGCCGGCTTCGTACAGGGGCTTGAGCGGTGCCAGCTCAGGCGCCAGCGCGTACTGGCGGCCCGAAGGCAGGCCGGCGGGCGACAGCTCGTTGCCGGTGAGCTGCGAGCGCGGAATCACGATGCCTCCGCTGGTGGTCAGCACGCTGCCGCGCGCGGTGGCGTAGTCCTGATAGCCACTGGCGTCGCAGGGGATGAGGGTGTTGCCGTGGTCGTTGCCGCCGTACAAAAAGATGCAGACCAGCGCCTTGTAGCCGTCGTTGGTGAAAGCTGCGGCGTCGCTGATGGCTGCCAGGTTCAGCGCCCAGGGGGCGGCGGTGCCGGCCACGCTCAGTTGGCCCATGCGCTGCAGGAAGGCGCGGCGTGCGATGTTGCTTGCTTGTGTCATTGGCCGCTGCCTTATTTTTGGACGATGTAGTCGGGGCAGCACATCACCAGCAGGATGGCCGCCCACACGCGGTTGTTGCG
This genomic interval from Ottowia oryzae contains the following:
- a CDS encoding DUF1501 domain-containing protein; this translates as MTQASNIARRAFLQRMGQLSVAGTAAPWALNLAAISDAAAFTNDGYKALVCIFLYGGNDHGNTLIPCDASGYQDYATARGSVLTTSGGIVIPRSQLTGNELSPAGLPSGRQYALAPELAPLKPLYEAGKLAVQMNVGPLIVPTTLTQFRNQSVPLPPKLFSHNDQQSVWQSSYAEGSVRGWGGSLGDLALQAGNGGSSLFTCMSVTGNAVFLSGANALSYQIGLGGAVAISPVTGTAYGSAACQSALRNLITQPRTQTMENELNRITLRSIDSQVILGNALTGSSGKFDGVLPDQVGGMTSNLNRQLKMVARLIDGQRSLGLSRQVFMVSMGGFDLHDNLAVNQPRLLGTLAAAMSGFQAAMELIGKSDAVTTFTASDFGRTITSNGDGSDHGWGSHHLVMGGAVKGRQFYGNAPTAPLGGPEDVGQGRYIPTTSVDQYAATMARWFGVAPTEMARVAPSIGNFDLKDIGFLR